From the Lysobacter sp. FW306-1B-D06B genome, one window contains:
- the btuB gene encoding TonB-dependent vitamin B12 receptor, which produces MFRRRALAASLSCSLPFAAPAFADDAATDLDQVVVTATRTAQTQDQALAAITVIDRAEIERLQPASLPALLTGRAGISIANNGGPGKSTSLFLRGTESDHVLVLIDGIKIGSATSGGASLQDIPVEQIERVEIVRGPFSSLYGSEALGGVIQIFTRRPQGAFAPSASAAVGSDNTQRYAAGVAGQASDPSRGAWYAINAAHESTDGINAYRGTRNFDPDKDGYRNTSLTLQGGYRFSEQWDADLRAFRAEGNNEYDGSTNNEADTVQQVVGGRVRYTPGDRLKFTAGLGTSADLSENFLNGVYSSTFDTRREVGSLQADVGLATGLLTLGFDWLGDKVHSNTDYARDRRINRGVFGQWQQAFGTQSVQASARRDDDSQFGGETTGSVLWGWNFTPSLRLGASYGTAFKAPTFNELYFPGYGNPDLGPETSRSVEVSLRGEHGWGTWSLNAFDTKIDDLIAFDSTLGPMGGPNNIDRARIQGVEATAGVVWMDWSLRTSLTWLDPRNDGDNVNHDKLLPRRAKQSGRIDLDRKFDRFSIGASVIGVGERYDNLANTTRMGGYGLFGLRAGYAFTDAWSVQASLDNAFDKRYETAALYNQPGRTWLLTVRYQPTVR; this is translated from the coding sequence ATGTTCCGCCGCCGCGCGCTGGCGGCGTCGTTGTCGTGTTCCCTTCCTTTCGCGGCCCCGGCCTTCGCCGACGATGCCGCCACCGATCTCGATCAGGTCGTCGTCACCGCTACGCGCACCGCGCAGACGCAGGACCAGGCGCTCGCCGCGATCACCGTGATCGACCGTGCCGAGATCGAACGCCTGCAGCCGGCCTCGCTGCCGGCCCTGCTGACGGGGCGCGCGGGTATCTCCATCGCCAACAACGGCGGCCCGGGCAAGTCGACGTCGCTGTTCCTGCGCGGTACCGAGTCCGACCACGTCCTGGTGCTCATCGACGGCATCAAGATCGGTTCGGCCACCAGCGGCGGTGCCTCGCTGCAAGACATCCCGGTCGAACAGATCGAACGCGTGGAAATCGTGCGCGGTCCGTTCTCCAGTCTGTACGGTTCCGAAGCGCTGGGCGGCGTCATCCAGATCTTCACCCGCCGCCCGCAAGGCGCGTTCGCGCCCAGCGCCAGCGCCGCCGTCGGCAGCGATAACACGCAACGCTACGCGGCCGGCGTCGCCGGGCAGGCGAGCGATCCCTCGCGTGGCGCCTGGTATGCGATCAACGCCGCGCACGAAAGCACCGACGGCATCAACGCCTACCGCGGCACGCGCAACTTCGATCCCGACAAGGACGGCTATCGCAACACGTCGTTGACGTTGCAGGGCGGCTACCGCTTCAGCGAGCAGTGGGATGCCGACCTGCGCGCCTTCCGCGCCGAAGGCAACAACGAGTACGACGGCAGCACCAACAACGAAGCCGACACCGTGCAGCAGGTCGTCGGCGGTCGTGTGCGCTACACGCCGGGCGATCGTTTGAAGTTCACCGCCGGGCTGGGCACCAGCGCGGACCTGAGCGAGAACTTCCTCAACGGCGTCTATTCCTCCACCTTCGATACCCGCCGCGAAGTGGGCTCGTTGCAGGCCGACGTCGGCCTTGCCACCGGCCTGTTGACGCTGGGCTTCGATTGGCTCGGCGACAAGGTGCACAGCAACACCGATTACGCGCGTGATCGTCGCATCAACCGCGGCGTGTTCGGCCAGTGGCAGCAGGCGTTCGGCACGCAGTCCGTGCAGGCGAGCGCGCGCCGCGACGACGACAGCCAGTTCGGCGGCGAAACCACCGGCAGCGTGCTGTGGGGCTGGAACTTCACGCCGTCGCTGCGCCTGGGTGCGAGCTACGGCACCGCGTTCAAGGCGCCGACGTTCAACGAGCTGTACTTCCCCGGCTACGGCAACCCCGACCTGGGCCCGGAAACCTCGCGCAGTGTCGAAGTGAGCCTGCGCGGCGAACACGGTTGGGGCACCTGGTCGCTCAATGCATTCGACACGAAGATCGACGACCTGATCGCCTTCGACTCGACGCTCGGCCCGATGGGCGGCCCGAACAACATCGACCGCGCGCGCATCCAGGGCGTGGAAGCGACCGCGGGCGTGGTCTGGATGGACTGGAGCCTGCGCACCAGCCTCACCTGGCTGGACCCGCGCAACGACGGCGACAACGTCAACCACGACAAGTTGCTGCCGCGCCGTGCGAAGCAGTCCGGACGGATCGACCTTGATCGCAAGTTCGATCGCTTCAGCATCGGCGCCAGCGTCATCGGCGTGGGCGAGCGTTACGACAACCTCGCCAACACCACCCGCATGGGCGGGTACGGACTGTTCGGCTTGCGTGCGGGCTATGCATTCACCGACGCATGGAGCGTGCAGGCCTCGCTCGACAACGCCTTCGACAAACGCTACGAGACCGCCGCGCTCTACAACCAGCCGGGTCGCACCTGGCTGCTGACCGTGCGCTATCAACCCACCGTCCGCTGA